A window of the Gemmatirosa kalamazoonensis genome harbors these coding sequences:
- a CDS encoding DUF421 domain-containing protein, translated as MFFHSWADVARTVVATAVTFALVVVILRVVGAQAIAQMSGYDMVATVTFGSIVATVAVTRGVSVAAGIAALVTLIALQELMRYAQSRWLPAHHAVREPPLVVLWEGQLLEDRLRARRISGDEVRAAVRKMGLASLADVRAVVLENDGEWSVVPRSAPPGDDSAFFGLPIPGWPGNSRSDEGDQAIPTDPRRLP; from the coding sequence GTGTTCTTCCACTCCTGGGCCGACGTCGCTCGCACCGTCGTGGCCACCGCGGTGACGTTCGCGCTCGTCGTCGTGATCCTGCGTGTGGTCGGCGCGCAGGCCATCGCGCAGATGTCGGGCTACGACATGGTCGCCACGGTCACGTTCGGGTCCATTGTGGCCACCGTGGCGGTGACGCGCGGCGTCTCCGTCGCCGCCGGGATCGCGGCGCTCGTGACGCTCATCGCGCTCCAGGAGCTCATGCGCTACGCGCAGTCGCGGTGGCTGCCGGCGCACCACGCGGTGCGCGAGCCGCCGCTCGTCGTGCTCTGGGAGGGGCAGCTGCTCGAGGACCGGCTGCGCGCGCGCCGGATCAGCGGCGACGAGGTGCGTGCGGCGGTACGGAAGATGGGCCTCGCGTCGCTCGCCGACGTGCGGGCGGTGGTGCTCGAGAACGACGGCGAGTGGTCGGTGGTTCCCCGCTCCGCGCCGCCCGGCGACGACTCGGCGTTCTTCGGGCTGCCGATCCCCGGGTGGCCGGGCAACAGTCGCTCCGACGAGGGGGACCAGGCGATTCCTACCGACCCGCGGCGGTTGCCTTAG
- a CDS encoding NAD(P)/FAD-dependent oxidoreductase: MVSRPIAGRTGRPHVVIVGGGFGGLTAARALKHADVDVTIVDRVNHHLFQPLLYQVATAVLAPSDITVPIRWVLRRQRNALVLMAEAREIDVERRIVYLDDERRELPYDYLIVAAGARHSYFGHDDWEDTAPGLKSIADAYEMRRRFLMSFELAEKADDPAVRLQYQTFVIVGGGPTGVELVGMIPDTARGFCKDFRRIDASRTRVILIEGGPRLLAAFPESLSARAKRDLEGLGVEVRLGSVVTRVEPDGVYIGDEHIATRTVFWAAGNAASPLGRMLGAPVDRAGRVHVDPDLSIPGHPEVFAVGDLAAYVDRGAPVPGVAPAANQMGAHAAKQIVATLRGEPRAPFRYFNKGDLATIGRHRAVARFGKLELKGWLAWWFWLFVHLLYLVGFRNRVSVLLQWGYAYFTYQRGVRLISGEMTRQRRFGAPADRPAASPPVPGWK; the protein is encoded by the coding sequence GTGGTGTCGCGACCGATCGCGGGACGGACCGGACGCCCGCACGTCGTGATCGTCGGCGGCGGCTTCGGCGGGCTCACCGCGGCGCGCGCGCTGAAGCACGCCGACGTCGACGTCACGATCGTCGACCGCGTGAACCACCACCTGTTCCAGCCGCTGCTCTATCAGGTGGCCACCGCGGTGCTCGCGCCGAGCGACATCACCGTGCCGATCCGATGGGTGCTGCGCAGGCAGCGCAACGCGCTCGTGCTCATGGCGGAGGCGCGCGAGATCGACGTCGAGCGGCGCATCGTGTATCTCGACGACGAGCGGCGCGAGCTGCCATACGACTATCTCATCGTCGCCGCGGGCGCGCGCCACTCGTACTTCGGCCACGACGACTGGGAGGATACGGCGCCGGGGCTGAAGAGCATCGCCGACGCGTACGAGATGCGTCGGCGCTTTCTCATGTCGTTCGAGCTGGCGGAGAAGGCCGACGATCCGGCCGTGCGTCTGCAGTACCAGACGTTCGTCATCGTCGGCGGCGGGCCGACGGGCGTGGAGCTCGTCGGCATGATCCCCGACACGGCGCGTGGCTTCTGCAAGGACTTCCGTCGCATCGACGCGTCGCGCACGCGCGTCATCCTGATCGAGGGCGGCCCGCGGCTGCTCGCGGCGTTTCCCGAATCGCTCTCCGCGCGCGCGAAGCGCGATCTCGAGGGACTCGGCGTCGAGGTGCGGCTCGGCTCCGTCGTCACGCGCGTCGAGCCGGACGGCGTGTACATCGGCGACGAGCACATCGCGACGCGCACGGTGTTCTGGGCGGCGGGGAACGCCGCGTCGCCGCTCGGTCGCATGCTCGGCGCGCCGGTCGATCGCGCGGGGCGCGTGCACGTCGATCCCGATCTCTCCATCCCGGGACACCCCGAGGTGTTCGCCGTCGGCGATCTCGCCGCGTACGTCGACCGCGGCGCGCCGGTGCCCGGCGTCGCGCCCGCCGCGAACCAGATGGGCGCGCACGCCGCGAAGCAGATCGTCGCCACGCTTCGCGGCGAGCCGCGCGCGCCGTTCCGCTACTTCAACAAGGGCGACCTCGCGACGATCGGTCGGCATCGAGCCGTCGCGCGCTTCGGCAAGCTCGAGCTGAAGGGGTGGCTCGCGTGGTGGTTCTGGCTGTTCGTGCACCTGCTGTATCTCGTCGGCTTCCGCAATCGCGTGAGCGTGCTGCTGCAGTGGGGGTACGCGTACTTCACGTACCAGCGCGGCGTGCGGTTGATCAGCGGCGAGATGACGCGTCAGCGGCGCTTCGGTGCGCCAGCGGACCGACCGGCCGCATCGCCGCCGGTGCCGGGGTGGAAGTGA
- a CDS encoding alkaline phosphatase family protein — protein sequence MSTAEAAAPLVIILVADGARPDSLAAALDAGAAPALARLRDEGALHTVSSVFPSVTGPAYAPFLLGRFPGPVGLPALRWYDRERTRRTAPDHARSYVGAEMRHVDTDLDPAAPTLFELAPTSLGALNVIGRGLPRANRLGRGGRFALRAARTHFRGDVAGWLSIDRDVGAQVAERVRRAAASERPRVVFCALTGIDKTSHARGHDAPLVRQALGIVDETAAELRADAERGGWWGGTHLWIVSDHGHSPVRAHDDLAGAFRALGHRTMAHPFTWVPGADVAVMVSGNAMAHVYVELERRTRPWWPGLAARWDETADALLRRPSVDLLLLPHAADRCEVRAAGRGSAMVERTAGPDGAWRYAYCPIDGDPLGLGGARRCLTDAAALEACGDTDYPDALVQITHLAGAARSGDVIVSAARDWDLRARWEPIPHVSSHGALHREHMLVPLLLNRPPATTPRRTADVMPSALAALGLPVPAGLDGTSYVAPR from the coding sequence GTGTCCACCGCCGAAGCCGCCGCACCGCTCGTCATCATCCTCGTCGCCGACGGCGCGCGACCGGACTCGCTCGCCGCCGCGCTCGACGCGGGCGCCGCACCGGCCCTCGCCCGGCTGCGCGACGAGGGCGCGCTGCACACGGTGTCGAGCGTGTTCCCGTCGGTCACGGGGCCGGCGTACGCGCCGTTCCTGCTCGGCCGCTTTCCCGGCCCCGTCGGGCTGCCGGCGCTCCGCTGGTACGACCGCGAGCGCACGCGCCGCACCGCGCCGGACCACGCGCGCAGCTACGTCGGCGCCGAGATGCGCCACGTCGACACGGATCTCGACCCCGCCGCGCCGACGCTGTTCGAGCTCGCGCCGACGTCGCTCGGCGCGCTGAACGTCATCGGGCGCGGGCTCCCGCGCGCGAACCGGCTCGGTCGCGGCGGACGGTTCGCGCTCCGCGCCGCGCGCACGCACTTCCGCGGCGACGTCGCCGGGTGGCTGTCGATCGACCGCGACGTCGGCGCGCAGGTGGCGGAGCGGGTGCGCCGCGCGGCGGCGAGCGAGCGGCCGCGGGTCGTGTTCTGCGCGCTCACCGGCATCGACAAGACGTCGCACGCCCGCGGCCACGACGCGCCGCTCGTGCGCCAGGCGCTCGGCATCGTCGACGAGACGGCGGCGGAGCTGCGCGCGGACGCGGAGCGCGGCGGATGGTGGGGCGGCACGCACCTGTGGATCGTGAGCGACCACGGGCACTCGCCGGTGCGCGCACACGACGATCTCGCGGGTGCGTTCCGCGCGCTGGGCCACCGCACGATGGCGCACCCGTTCACGTGGGTGCCGGGCGCCGACGTCGCCGTGATGGTGAGCGGCAACGCGATGGCCCACGTGTACGTGGAGCTGGAGCGCCGCACGCGGCCGTGGTGGCCCGGGCTCGCCGCGCGGTGGGACGAGACCGCGGACGCGCTGCTGCGCCGCCCGTCGGTGGATCTGCTGCTGCTGCCGCACGCGGCCGACCGGTGCGAGGTCCGCGCGGCGGGCCGCGGCTCCGCGATGGTGGAGCGCACGGCGGGACCCGACGGTGCGTGGCGCTACGCCTACTGCCCCATCGACGGCGACCCGCTCGGCCTCGGCGGCGCGCGCCGGTGCCTAACGGACGCCGCGGCGCTGGAGGCGTGCGGCGACACCGACTACCCGGACGCGCTCGTGCAGATCACCCACCTCGCCGGCGCGGCCCGGTCGGGAGACGTCATCGTCTCCGCGGCGCGCGACTGGGATCTGCGCGCGCGATGGGAGCCGATCCCGCACGTGTCGTCGCACGGCGCGCTGCACCGCGAGCACATGCTCGTGCCGCTCCTGCTGAACCGCCCGCCGGCGACGACGCCGCGCCGCACGGCGGACGTGATGCCGAGCGCGCTCGCGGCGCTGGGGCTTCCGGTGCCGGCGGGACTCGACGGCACCAGCTACGTCGCGCCGCGTTAG
- a CDS encoding GreA/GreB family elongation factor, with the protein MIEELKRTLSEEVDRLRHELNVTLPQEIRKAVEHGDLRENSEYKAALERQQFVQARLGHLTQRLSKLSSIDPSQIPEDKVGLGSVVVVEDERTSARETYSLVFGDAVEFQEGHVSMGSPIGRALVGKGVGDLVVLKLPTVTRRLKVVELKTIHQQ; encoded by the coding sequence ATGATCGAGGAACTGAAGCGAACGCTGAGCGAGGAAGTCGACCGGCTCCGGCACGAGCTGAACGTCACGCTCCCGCAGGAGATCCGGAAAGCCGTCGAGCACGGCGACCTGCGCGAGAACAGCGAGTACAAGGCCGCGCTCGAGCGCCAGCAGTTCGTGCAGGCGCGACTCGGTCACCTGACGCAGCGGCTCAGCAAGCTCTCGTCGATCGACCCGTCGCAGATCCCGGAAGACAAGGTGGGCCTCGGCTCGGTCGTCGTCGTCGAGGACGAGCGGACGAGCGCGCGCGAGACCTACAGCCTCGTGTTCGGCGATGCCGTCGAGTTCCAGGAGGGACACGTCAGCATGGGCTCCCCGATCGGGCGCGCGCTCGTCGGCAAGGGCGTGGGGGACCTGGTGGTGCTGAAGCTGCCCACGGTCACGCGGCGGCTGAAGGTCGTGGAGCTGAAGACGATCCATCAGCAATAG
- a CDS encoding PIG-L family deacetylase, whose amino-acid sequence MRYRFLLAAVLVAAPALAQDRGAAALGSLVEGLGTSARVLVIGAHPDDDDTPLLAFLARGRHVRVAYLSLTRGEGGLNLVGGETGEALGVVRTAETLAARDVDGAEQYFTRAYDFGPSKSGDDARAHWGALEGTDALLDDVVKIVRAFRPHVIVTLYDGSPLDGNGQHQEAGRLAREAFARAAEGKQSGGRTWAAHALYRVVRPGEPDSAGTVRLDAGEFSPLLGRTYAEVAAEARARHRTQGGAARGPLGASWIALRLVASRDSGDTGEVDTVAAAKGARTFFAGVDTTLARLRRPAGSAAMTAAMDSLAPAIAAVRAAYRPEDPSRAVVPLALLTKLAARAAALAGVTSGGAVYDPDVARSLEDVWRRAHDALVLASGVAIEATAERETVAHATVADSSDTLRVRVAAYDRGRWPVRVDLAIMAGGAKGRVVPEVMLQPDSVWRDSVADVVRSVTQPWWRFAGREGDLYSFNVDGRSEREMQESTEAGALRVMMRLNVAGTDFSLYTPIVYRSPEPSRVAERPVAAVPGLVVRFDHAVELARAGVPLARPVRLTVTSGYATPRDVDVTLEAPPGLRVDSVTRRVALSPGATAVVPFVISGTPRAGRFVLKASAASGLDKFGWGAGIVTADVMPPQRLYFPAWSNVVAMDVALPARPYVGYVSSVNDGVPLLLSQLGIPVTQLDPSQLAMPTGDLSLFSAIVIAPRAYDTAPVLLSANTRLLDYARRGGTVVVQQGQAAMEQPGVLPFPIALGRPPRLVTDEASPVRVLDAAARVLAAPNRIVDRDFEDWVQDRAAFVPASFDPRWRAPLEVGDPGESPTRGALLVAPYGRGTYVYTTLSLQRQLAAGVPGAARLLVNLLGARSVVGPRQ is encoded by the coding sequence ATGCGCTACCGCTTCCTGCTCGCGGCGGTCCTCGTCGCCGCACCGGCGCTCGCCCAGGACCGCGGCGCCGCCGCGTTAGGCTCCCTCGTCGAGGGGCTCGGCACGAGCGCCCGCGTCCTCGTCATCGGCGCGCACCCGGACGACGACGACACGCCGCTGCTCGCGTTCCTCGCGCGCGGCCGCCACGTGCGCGTCGCGTACCTGTCGCTGACTCGCGGCGAGGGAGGGCTCAACCTCGTCGGCGGCGAGACCGGTGAGGCGCTCGGCGTCGTGCGCACGGCCGAGACGCTCGCCGCGCGCGACGTCGACGGCGCCGAGCAGTACTTCACGCGCGCCTACGACTTCGGGCCGTCCAAGAGCGGCGACGACGCGCGCGCGCACTGGGGCGCGCTGGAGGGCACCGACGCGCTGCTCGACGACGTCGTGAAGATCGTGCGCGCGTTCCGACCGCACGTCATCGTCACGCTCTACGACGGCTCGCCGCTCGACGGCAACGGGCAGCACCAGGAGGCGGGACGGCTCGCGCGCGAGGCGTTCGCGCGCGCCGCGGAGGGCAAGCAGTCGGGCGGGCGCACGTGGGCCGCGCACGCGCTGTATCGCGTCGTGCGCCCCGGCGAGCCCGACTCCGCCGGCACCGTGCGGCTCGACGCGGGCGAGTTCTCGCCGCTCCTCGGCCGCACGTACGCGGAGGTCGCCGCGGAGGCGCGGGCGCGGCATCGCACGCAGGGGGGCGCCGCGCGCGGACCGTTAGGCGCGTCGTGGATCGCGCTGCGCCTCGTCGCGTCGCGCGACTCCGGCGACACGGGCGAGGTCGACACCGTCGCCGCGGCGAAGGGCGCACGCACCTTCTTCGCCGGCGTCGACACCACGCTCGCGCGGCTCCGCCGTCCCGCGGGGAGCGCGGCGATGACCGCGGCGATGGACTCGCTCGCGCCGGCGATCGCCGCGGTCCGCGCCGCGTACCGCCCCGAGGACCCGTCGCGCGCCGTCGTGCCGCTCGCGCTGCTCACGAAGCTCGCCGCGCGCGCCGCGGCGCTCGCCGGCGTGACGTCGGGGGGCGCGGTGTACGATCCCGACGTCGCGCGCTCGCTGGAGGACGTGTGGCGGCGCGCGCACGACGCGCTCGTCCTCGCCAGTGGAGTGGCCATCGAGGCGACGGCGGAGCGCGAGACCGTCGCCCACGCGACCGTCGCCGACTCGAGCGACACGCTGCGCGTGCGCGTCGCCGCGTACGACCGCGGGCGGTGGCCCGTGCGCGTCGACCTCGCGATCATGGCCGGCGGCGCGAAGGGGCGCGTCGTCCCCGAGGTGATGCTGCAGCCGGACAGTGTCTGGCGCGACTCGGTCGCCGACGTCGTGCGCAGCGTGACGCAGCCGTGGTGGCGTTTCGCGGGGCGGGAAGGAGATCTCTACAGCTTCAACGTCGACGGCCGCAGCGAGCGCGAGATGCAGGAGTCGACCGAGGCCGGCGCGCTGCGCGTGATGATGCGGCTCAACGTCGCCGGCACCGACTTCTCGCTGTACACGCCCATCGTCTATCGCTCGCCCGAGCCGTCGCGCGTGGCCGAGCGTCCGGTGGCCGCGGTACCGGGGCTCGTCGTGCGCTTCGACCACGCGGTGGAGCTCGCGCGCGCCGGCGTGCCGCTCGCGCGTCCCGTGCGCCTAACGGTCACGTCGGGGTACGCCACGCCGCGCGACGTCGACGTCACGCTCGAGGCGCCGCCCGGCCTGCGCGTCGACTCGGTCACGCGCCGCGTCGCGCTGTCGCCGGGGGCAACGGCGGTGGTGCCGTTCGTGATCAGCGGCACGCCGCGCGCCGGTCGATTCGTGCTGAAGGCCAGCGCCGCGTCGGGGCTCGACAAGTTCGGGTGGGGCGCCGGCATCGTGACGGCCGACGTCATGCCGCCGCAGCGGCTCTACTTCCCCGCGTGGTCGAACGTCGTCGCGATGGACGTCGCGCTCCCCGCGCGCCCGTACGTCGGCTACGTCTCGTCGGTGAACGACGGCGTGCCGCTGCTCCTCTCGCAGCTCGGCATTCCCGTCACCCAGCTCGACCCGAGCCAGCTCGCGATGCCGACCGGCGACCTGTCGCTGTTCTCGGCCATCGTCATCGCGCCGCGCGCGTACGACACGGCACCCGTGCTGCTGTCGGCGAACACGCGGCTGCTCGACTACGCGCGGCGCGGCGGCACGGTCGTCGTGCAGCAGGGACAGGCCGCGATGGAGCAGCCGGGTGTGCTGCCGTTCCCGATCGCGCTCGGCCGACCGCCGCGGCTCGTCACCGACGAAGCGTCGCCGGTGCGCGTGCTCGACGCCGCCGCACGCGTGCTCGCGGCACCGAACAGGATCGTCGACCGCGACTTCGAGGACTGGGTGCAGGACCGTGCCGCGTTCGTCCCCGCCTCGTTCGACCCGCGCTGGCGCGCGCCGCTCGAGGTGGGCGATCCGGGCGAGTCGCCGACGCGCGGCGCGCTGCTCGTCGCGCCGTACGGGCGGGGGACGTACGTGTACACCACGCTGTCGCTGCAGCGGCAGCTCGCCGCGGGCGTGCCGGGCGCGGCGCGGCTGCTCGTGAATCTTCTCGGGGCTCGAAGCGTGGTGGGGCCTAGGCAGTAG
- a CDS encoding ANTAR domain-containing response regulator, with the protein MADDDGEGRALLVTMLSSLGHEIVAEVGTGRDAVVLAQAASPDVVLLDVHMPDGSGIDAAKEIAAMLPATAVLLFTGDHTLRLSDQDVVETAAISILAKPTPKKTLDSALRLAVAKAQALNAARRDADRARQELEERKVIERAKGVLQRRTKCTEAEAYRIMQRSSQDRSVPMVHVAREVLKSEPGFGA; encoded by the coding sequence GTGGCTGACGATGACGGAGAGGGACGCGCGCTCCTCGTCACCATGCTCTCCTCGCTCGGCCACGAGATCGTGGCCGAAGTCGGGACGGGGCGCGACGCCGTCGTGCTCGCACAGGCGGCGTCCCCCGACGTCGTGCTCCTCGACGTGCACATGCCCGACGGCTCGGGCATCGACGCGGCGAAGGAGATCGCGGCCATGCTCCCCGCCACGGCGGTGCTGCTGTTCACCGGGGACCACACGCTGCGGCTCAGCGACCAGGACGTGGTCGAGACCGCGGCGATCTCCATCCTCGCCAAGCCGACGCCGAAGAAGACGCTCGACTCGGCGCTGCGGCTCGCGGTCGCGAAGGCGCAGGCGCTGAACGCCGCGCGGCGCGACGCCGATCGCGCGCGGCAGGAGCTCGAGGAGCGCAAGGTCATCGAGCGCGCGAAGGGCGTGCTGCAGCGGCGCACCAAGTGCACCGAGGCCGAGGCCTATCGCATCATGCAGCGCTCCAGCCAGGACCGCTCGGTGCCGATGGTGCACGTCGCACGCGAGGTGCTGAAGAGCGAGCCGGGCTTCGGCGCCTGA
- a CDS encoding ABC transporter ATP-binding protein — translation MPAASLVLQALTRRYPAAVRPALDGLSLDVRPGELVALLGESGAGKTTALRIVAGYERPDAGAVLLDGADVTALPPERRGAGMVFQHHALFPHLSVEENVAFGLAPRGVPAAERSARAARALDGVGLGGTGARPVHALSGGEQQRVALARALVIEPRVLLLDEPLSSLDPALRIAMRDELRAMLQRSHVTALCVTHDQDDAFAIADRVALLRRGRLLQIGTPEALYDHPASRGVAEFIGRAALLPARRDGDGVHLTVRGVTQRAVGIAPADGDGAGRGWLAVLRPEALALAPVDDASAWPGEVVARRFAAGVTVCRVRLDDVHVAELETAERAVPEGARVGVRLVAACVPLVPDTSEPPDA, via the coding sequence TTGCCCGCCGCGAGCCTCGTTCTTCAGGCGCTCACCCGCCGTTATCCCGCCGCCGTCCGCCCCGCGCTCGACGGGCTGTCGCTCGACGTGCGACCAGGCGAGCTCGTGGCGCTGCTCGGCGAGTCGGGCGCGGGGAAGACGACCGCGCTGCGCATCGTCGCCGGATACGAGCGGCCCGACGCCGGCGCGGTGCTGCTCGACGGCGCCGACGTCACCGCGCTGCCGCCGGAGCGGCGCGGCGCCGGGATGGTGTTCCAGCATCACGCGCTGTTCCCGCATCTCTCCGTGGAGGAGAACGTCGCGTTCGGGCTCGCGCCGCGCGGCGTGCCGGCGGCGGAGCGGAGCGCGCGCGCCGCGCGTGCGCTCGACGGCGTGGGCCTCGGCGGCACCGGCGCGCGTCCCGTGCACGCGCTCTCCGGCGGCGAGCAGCAGCGCGTCGCGCTCGCGCGCGCGCTCGTCATCGAGCCGCGCGTGCTGCTGCTCGACGAGCCGCTGTCGAGCCTCGATCCCGCGCTGCGCATCGCGATGCGCGACGAGCTGCGCGCGATGCTGCAGCGCTCGCACGTCACCGCGCTCTGCGTCACGCACGACCAGGACGACGCGTTCGCGATCGCCGATCGCGTGGCGCTGCTCCGCCGCGGCCGGCTGCTGCAGATCGGCACGCCGGAGGCGCTGTACGACCACCCCGCGTCGCGCGGCGTGGCGGAGTTCATCGGGCGCGCCGCGCTGCTGCCCGCGCGACGCGACGGCGACGGCGTGCACCTCACCGTGCGCGGCGTGACGCAGCGCGCCGTCGGCATCGCGCCGGCCGACGGCGACGGCGCGGGCCGCGGTTGGCTCGCCGTGCTGCGTCCCGAGGCGCTCGCGCTCGCTCCGGTCGACGACGCGAGCGCGTGGCCCGGCGAGGTCGTCGCGCGCCGCTTCGCCGCGGGCGTGACGGTCTGTCGCGTGCGCCTCGACGACGTGCACGTGGCCGAGCTGGAGACGGCCGAGCGCGCGGTTCCCGAGGGCGCGCGCGTCGGCGTGCGGCTCGTCGCCGCGTGCGTGCCGCTCGTGCCCGACACATCGGAGCCGCCGGACGCGTGA
- a CDS encoding TIGR00730 family Rossman fold protein, producing the protein MDPDRRAAVESQALEGVKERTEQGHRAAGRTPPTEETAGRQKGASRVVDESIRDYPSYVTEDEKLLATPSVQGIAGPADFTRTDPWRVMRIMGEFIEGFDTLSSVERGVTVFGSARTGPDDPQYEAAVEVGRLLADAGFTVVTGAGPGIMEAANKGAKLAGGRSVGCNIELPFEQGANPYVDTLVNFRYFFVRKTMFIKYSVAFIIFPGGFGTLDELFEAVTLIQTGKIYQFPVVLFGRHYWAGLIRWLQTRVLSEGKISPGDIDLMVLTDDPREAVDAVVQAYHAQIITAQSRA; encoded by the coding sequence ATGGATCCCGACCGCCGCGCCGCCGTCGAGTCGCAGGCGCTGGAGGGGGTGAAGGAGCGCACCGAGCAGGGGCACCGCGCCGCCGGCCGCACGCCGCCGACGGAGGAGACCGCCGGACGGCAGAAGGGCGCTTCGCGCGTCGTCGACGAGTCGATCCGCGACTACCCGAGCTACGTCACCGAAGACGAGAAGCTCCTCGCCACGCCGAGCGTCCAGGGCATCGCCGGCCCCGCCGACTTCACGCGCACTGACCCGTGGCGGGTGATGCGCATCATGGGCGAGTTCATCGAGGGCTTCGACACGCTCTCGTCGGTGGAGCGCGGCGTCACCGTGTTCGGCTCGGCCCGCACCGGTCCCGACGACCCGCAGTACGAGGCCGCCGTGGAGGTGGGCCGCCTGCTCGCCGACGCGGGGTTCACCGTCGTCACGGGCGCCGGGCCGGGGATCATGGAGGCGGCGAACAAGGGCGCGAAGCTCGCCGGCGGCCGCTCCGTGGGGTGCAACATCGAGCTGCCGTTCGAGCAGGGCGCCAACCCGTACGTCGATACGCTCGTCAACTTCCGCTACTTCTTCGTGCGGAAGACGATGTTCATCAAGTACTCCGTGGCGTTCATCATCTTCCCCGGCGGCTTCGGCACGCTCGACGAGCTGTTCGAGGCGGTGACGCTGATCCAGACGGGGAAGATCTACCAGTTCCCGGTCGTGCTGTTCGGCCGCCACTACTGGGCGGGGCTCATCCGCTGGCTGCAGACGCGGGTGCTGAGCGAGGGGAAGATCTCCCCCGGCGACATCGATCTCATGGTCCTCACCGACGACCCGCGCGAGGCGGTGGACGCGGTGGTGCAGGCGTATCACGCGCAGATCATCACGGCGCAGTCGCGCGCCTGA